The window AACACACACTCagtgtttgcttttcagcagaactCGTTTCTGGTTAACACTCACACTGGAAGCTCAGCTCTCTCTCTTTTCACTAGCGTCTGGCACGCTCTTAAAACCCGTCTCCACTCTctctgcaatgacaaacagctgttagagacaatcatttccaggtgatgatccttaccgttctcctgatctcgctctccattcacaagcagGCACTCagccacgcccccaccaccataGAGAAGTATTGTGGCTGAAggcaatacccacaatcccttgcgcttgaattttttttttttttaagtgttttgtcAAAGTGTGTCTACTTATGAGGACatattaataatttgtaaataatctgttttgaattaaagtttttctgtaaaaaaaagttgttttgtttaaagtcaccatCAGGTTGATTAGTGTTTGCTTTGAAGAAGTTGCTTCAGTTATCAACTTGACTTCTGAAAGTTTGAAGTACTTGTTAACTATACTCTTTAAGTTGGACTAATAATTTGGTATCTTGGTGGGGCTGAAACCTGATGTAGAAATTTCTGCTTAATAAAGAATATCTTTTTACTTATTTTCAAGAATTTTGAAAATTATGGCCAGCTGTACTTCAAAATGCAAGTTTATTGAACTTAATAATCAGAGatatttttgagtttgctgaatttgtaTTGAATTTATGGAATTTACAGTCCAATTTGAATTAAGTTGGTACAACAAATTTGACTGATGTTGAGTAAACTCAGAAATTctttgcagctggttgccttTAAGTTTACTCCACTTTTTATTCAGTATACACAAAATTTGGTCCATATTTTGGCCATTGGTTTTATCAAACATACTGTAACATTTTGAAACGCAACCAATTTCTCAAAAGCTCCACACCTTATTCACTGGCTTAATGCATTACTTTTTAATAAACTGTCTGAATGTTGATGCATTgtgcacagggttggggagtaatgaaatacatgtaacaggattacatatttaaaatacaaaatataagtaactgtattccactacagttacaatttaaataattggtaattggaatacagttactttcaaaatgtattttgattactaaagagatttctttgcaatttattttcatttgtttcatttaatatttagtcctttcagatggaaaaatgtatacatataaataagaccttttgatattagggcaaaaatcgtattcttgataataatttttgtattgttttcctgtaaaaatatctaaaaatctttaaaacaagatcaattttgaaacaacactgcataagatatttaggtttttcagataatgtatttctaacttgtgtattttgtcttactgtactggcagtttttatagtcaaaacaagtgaaaaaatctaccagtgctgaagaagtaatccaaagtatttagaatacgttactgaccttgagtaatctaacggaatacacaatgtattctgtaatctgtagtggaatacatttcaaaagtaaccctcccaaccctgattgtgCATTACTCATTTTAACCTATTGACTTTGAAAATGAAATACCGGTTTTCACTCGTTGGTGCTGGGTACACATCCCTGAATATTATAAATAGTGCAGTCTGTTTCTGTCACCGGTGTGGCATTGGAAATATGCATGTTTCCATTCATTAAACCAATGATATGCAAACATTTATTTGTGTGCGTGATTAACGTGTCATGGCCATGTTTTTAGAGCAGTACCACTAAAGAGGATATGGAAAACAGCTTGATTTGAATAAAAACAGGATCATTtaacaaaatgtaactactttatGTTTGACAAAGTTTCCATGAACCCTATATGATGCAATAGGATTATACACATGTAgaatcagggtcagaaatgaaccaGGGCTTGGGCAAAATGCCATagaattttaaaatgttgaagCAAAAAAATGCCCTCACAGTGAATTCCTCCGTCTTTCTTAATCTGAGCTAACATTTGACCTTTTGTGATAATATGCCCCAAAAGTGATGCATGTTGTCACACAATACAGGTTTTCACAATGGGAACCTATTATGGGCTCTTTAGCAATATGTAAACTGCCAAAAACTATAAATTGCAAAACAATtcgtataaaaataaaaataaaaatctaggtAGCAAAGTACCAAGCCATTGTTTCAGCCACCAGAAATTGTAATTAATAGGCAATGTAAAAAACGAATTGTTCAATTAATTGATTCATTTAAGTATTAGACAATTGTGATTGAGTTTACACAGAACTTTTGCAGGTTATACATCTACATGACATATCCTTTCTGTTTTTAGACATGAATAATCCATCTTTTGCCACACAGCGAGCTTTTTGACCACTTATGTGTAATGTCATCttatcttttttccattttgatGAATATTTGCTGCTCAGGCAGGTTTTTAACCTCAACTGATCAGAAGATAAGCATTTTTGTGAAAGACGCGCTAAGATACCAACTAAATGGACTCTCTACAAGTCTGCTCCATATAAAGTCCATTTTTACGAGCACATCCACATCATCCAGCTTTGTAGACGTTAGTGGGTACAAAGGCCCTGTGTTTTTAAAAGACTTATCATGTGTTATGATGTTCAGACTGTAAATAACAGTGAGCTTCTTAAGTGGTTCGCTGTCCGATCGCTGCCAAGTTTCCATTCAAACAGACTATGCACCAAAAGCATTACGCACAAGGTATTTCCCAGCAATGACACATGTGCTGTACTCATTGAGGACTCCAAAAGTACCTTATGAAAACAAGAACAGTGTCTTCAACTCCTCTGGGTGAGGGTGCACTGTGTTTTTACATAAAAAGTACACTTTTTGGTGAAAGGATGTGTTTGTTTTAGTGAACTTGAAATAACCTTAATGCAGTTTTTGCTTCTTATGAGTTAAAAGGAGTGAAAGAAGATTTGAATATTCAACCCTTTGATGCATGAActtataaatcacaaataaatatgtattttgagaGATCTATTACAACAAAAGATATTGGTAAATATTCCAGATTTACATAAAAATTCCACTAAATATTGGTCATTAGGGTTTGGTTTGAAACTATGAAACTAAAGGTTAAAGACCTGGAAAGGTTGCAACTTCACTCCCTAATATGGGGTCAGTTATCAGATCACAGTTCTGCTTTGTAACCCATATGTGCCCTTGACCAAGTGAACCAAGTTTCTCCAGTAGGACAGTCTCTGCAATTAGTTTTAAAGTATCTACTAAACGGATGTCACATGAAGAGTTGCATCATAAACTTGGTTAGCAACATTAGACATGCAATAGCAGAAATGGGCGAATTGCAAGATCTCATGACTTTTCAGTAGCCGCTGCAATACACACTTCTCTGCCTTATATGAAGTCTTTTCAGTGTTAAATCCCTGTTCGATAGGAACTGAAACTCAGCTGTTCCTGTTTCAAAGGTAATTGTTTCACTGAATAGTCATGAGACCTGTTGGCAAAAGTGTATGAAATGAATCAGTACTATAATGTAGTGAAATAGTAATGAAAATTAACAGTAGCAGTAGTAagtattttgtttttgaacaatATCAATAATGGCTGGGTAACAATAAAGATGAGGGCCAGATGATcaaactcaaataaaataaagtaaaccaTGGACAAGGCCAAGACAACAAATCGAACGTTTGTTAacgttttattttctttcttttttttttttacgttttccaTTTTCATTGTGCATTACTGGAAATTTCACTGTcagaatttttgtatttattttttattaaaaagttaaatttggaattaattttaaGGTCATTTTTACAATTATGAGGGCATGTTCTATATAACGCACTGTTTAACACAGCTTGTTGCATAGCCGGGTTGCGTAGCCGATAAAGAGACAACGACTTAACCATCCTAAAGATTAAAATACCCCCCAAAGTTTGCATCTTAGTATCTGCCCTGGTGTGTTGTCCATTTATgccaaatacttcaatttaatcaattcattgaAATAACTACAGTGTATCAAATGTTAGTTAACAGATAATAACAGAAATGTACTACAGGGCCATTTTCTTGGCTGCCATGCTTTAAATATCTAGGCAATTTTTGTACTAATCTCTAGTAAATTTCAGACCCTGGTGGGTGAGTAACATTAAGCACACATCACTATTAAATAAACCAAAGAGAAATAAGAAAAACCAGGCAAAAAGTTCAACAGTGTCAAATCTTTATTTTAAAGTCCTCAGTAAGTATAGTAAATGGACTTATGTCAACATCCAACCAGTGGCTGTGGTTAAtaaatatttgcatttaaattaaacatcataaaattactatgtaatgcCTACAGTTTTGTGTGTATGGCATACACAAAACAATTGTCTCTTTTTAACTTTAGTTTTCAAGTAGGTCATTAgatcacacattcatttaatgtTATACATCAGAGAGGCAATTAGGCATTGCTGAAATAGGGTATGTCCAATTCTGCTCGCAAGAATGTCCTAACCACCTCAACCAACAGGCTGGGGTATAACTGTTAACAAAGTCATTGGCAAAACAGTTCTTAAAGATTTTCTGTAATTGACAGGAAGAGACAATAGTGTAGTGCCCATGCTGTAGCTTCAGAAACCACCGGAAAGGCTAAAGGGAGATGCGTCCTTATCTAGAGAGGAAACACCCCCAGCTGGCACTTTAACGAGGCTTTTAGGGCTAACTGTAGAGTACGAGCAGTGAGACGTCTAGTCCATTTTGATTTGGTTTGTTCCAAAACTTGCCACAGAAAGAGAGTACGGTAGAGTAGGCAACATTGCTCTACTTTCTCGACGACTCCTAGTTCCAATGGTTCTTTAGGGGTTGATCCACCTTGGTGGGGGACCAGCTTTGGGGTCCTGGTCATCCCTCTGTGCATAAAGTGTCACTTATGGATGCTCTTCCAGAGAAGACCAAGGCCATTTCAGTTTTAGCATTGGTGTGATATATCCATGCAGTCATCCTTGGGCAGTATCTGCTGCAAGGGATTCCAGGAGGGTCCGGTACATCTCAGATCGTAGAAATCTGGGGTAAGAATCACGTTCCATCAGTCCGAACACGATTTTTTGAGCCTCATCAAAACACTGCACCGTTGGACTCCGTACATTCCTCTTGATTTCCTCACGTGTCTGATAGTCAATGTTTATCTGCAATGCAAATGAGAGGCACTTAGACATCAACAATACTGTGGTCATATTTTAGCACTGGACTTTTTAAACATTGTCTTCTACCTCTTTAGAAGATTCTGCTTCAATGAATTGCTCAAAGATTTTCTTTGCCTTCAATGACATTTTATGAGATGAAGTTATCTTCTTGTAGTCCTCGCATGTCAGCCAGAATTCAATGTTCTCATCGCTAAATTCGGATTTCAGGAAGGTGCGGAACGTGGCCAAGCCATCTGGAGAGACAAGGAGACATCTAAATGTGCTTGGTGTCAAAACACACAGAGAAAATGAAAACCAGCACCTCTTTAATTTACTAGTGTTTTAGTTTACACTTGTCTCAGCAAACAGTATGCCAACAATAGCTCTTTGTGTGGTGTAAAAATAGACTTTCTTACATTTCGAGCCCAGGAGTCGCTCCAGAGACTGAGACCATTGTTGGGTATCTTCTAAACTTAGCCTGCTTGGACCAGAGATGTTTGATTACTTGATTGCAGTTGGTTTAGGAGCAAAGTTGTTTGAGCTTCCAAGGAATTGTCCTTTAATGTTTGTCTTGATGTGTAGTTAAATTAATATTGGAATTTGAATGTATGCCAAACTTCTGTCACCTTACCTCTCGGGAGCAGATGAACTGGAGAACATGCACTTTAGTCGACACATGAGGttctttcctctgtggagagaaagtcagcttTGTTGTCGGCATTTCACGCTTCACACATGCAAACCTACTCTAAAGCATGCTGGAATATAATTCAACTCACAATTTAACCCTTGTTCTGACAAACATCCCAGCTAGATCTGTAAAAATCCCTCAATATTGCACTTACATCTTTGTGTTTCTTCTGCAGTCATCTCTATCCATGTTGAAATGCTCTGGGATTGGTGGGATTAGGCCAGGCATGGTAGCGTGAGGGATTATTGCCTTGGGATCCACAGCACCTCTCTCCTGCTCATGATCATTCTGCACTTGGTGCTCTACTGGTTTCCCCTTTACGTATCCGGCTCTGCTTTTTATGCCCTGCAACGGTTGCTAAGGGCTTGTGTCACCAACAGGGACTTGGCGAACCACAGCAAAGAGGAAGCCCTGTCAAGCCTCCCCACACCCTCCTCCCCATCCATTCACTGTCAGATGGGGACTGACGTTGCTCATGTGCGCAAAGCGTACCATGTTTATCCATATTTTTAGACATGTAAATACATGTGCGCCCACGGAAATAACTGATAAGCAAATTACAATTTTGCATGTGTTATGTTTTTACGGTAATCTATGGATGCTAACAGGGCCAAACTGTAATGGCCTGGTTCGACACTCAAATGAAAATAAGAGTCAAATTAGATGGATATTAGCAGTTTGTCATTCTTTGTGCTCAATTTGATTATCATTAAACAACTTTTTCActatatttaaagtcttctgaagtcataattccatgtaaggaacagactgatttattctttaaaaatcttcCCTACCACTGAGTCTCGTTCTCTCTCAAACCGCTAAAACCGGATTATTGAGTTGAGTCAGTGAATTAAAGTAAAGAAGCAaatcagtccgatttgtgaatgaGAAGCAAATCAGTCAGACATCACTGCATCTTTTATTAACTCTCACGAATCTGGCGAGGAGAGCTAGGATGTTAAGATACCAGGTTATTACAACTTAAATTTTAATCTGTCTACACAAAAGCTGCCGTATGGATTCAGAAAACTTCAAATATCATAGGTTGTATAGACTAATTTTGAAGATGCTTTTGTAcactttttaaaggaattttataattaaactgattcgacagcatttgtggcataatgttgattaccacaaaaaaattatttagaattgtcccttgtttataaaaaaagaaaaatgtaatacagtaaggcacttacaatggaagtgaatcgggCAAGTTCATAGACACGGGTTTATGAGCATATGGGGGTCCTAAGTGAAATCCTACAACCCACCCCCACCCCGGATCATAGCCCACCCATGAATTGCAGTTACAATCTCCCTTCCCTTTTGAGCCACAAGGGGGCACCTCaataactgtctaattgagccataacagctgcttttagtatatttaaaaataacacttaaaaacAACCTTGCTTTGCGGAGCCCCCTGATGGCTCGGGAGCCCTAAGCGGCCTCTTATACCACTTATAGCTAGAAAGGGCCTTGCAtagacattaaaatactcactgtttaaaaaatatatccacaagacataaactttATAGTGTGATCAAATCATTTACTAATCTTATCTGGCTACAGTAAAATCCACATTAGAAGTTCATTTTCATGATGACGTAACATCCTGTAATCTCCTGTCAGTGactttatcaaactaaaatcatctAGAAAAgagattttatctcactaaaatcgtgttaacatgcataatgtttacatattgtggctatacatGTGTGAATTTGaaggtttatggactggccccattcacttctattgtaagtgccttgctgtaactgcgatttttgcttctttttaataATCTAGGCACTTTGCAGGTTATGGTGACAGAAAAATGGATAGGCAGTCAAGCACTATATTTCCCGTGTTAGTGACAGCTAATACACTCCACCATGTGTAGACATCTTCAAAGTCACCTGATTGGTGCACTCTGTCTCACCACTCTGCACATACTGTGCATACAGTACTTTACCACTGTCAGTTTCTCCATTGTGCACAATTGAGCAATTTTGTTCCTCGGGCAATGTCAGTGGCTCAGAACATGACTCACTTCCTATTAGTTGCTGTTGCAACTGTATTTTGAGAGAGGAAGGCAGTGGCAGATTTTGTGAGAGATTGGTCAGCATATCATCCGTGAGACTGAAATTTAGTACCTTACAGATTGGTGAAATTCTAGTCAATAATTGAGCGCATCCGCTGGAATCACCGCGGTTGCATGAGAGGTTCTTTCAAAACGGTCCCCTATGCAAGTTCATTTCCTTATGTCAGTGTGTAATAGCTCATGATATTGCATCAGTCACACCTCTGAGCAACAGCATGTTTGGTGAGAAAACGTTATGAGAACCTATGAATGAGTTGCATTGAGATGAGTGGAGAGAAATCATATTCATAAAGCATAACTGAATTAGTACACAGTACATTGTATTCTATTGATTCCACTTAAAAGATATTTATCACTCAGCAGCTTATGTCCAAAACATTACATTTGTATGAAAACTGtacatatactcactgagcactttattaagaacacctgtacacctacttattcatgggattatctaatcagccaatcatgtggcagcaatgcaatgcataaagtcatacagatacaggtcaggagcttcagttaatgttcacatcaaccatcagaatggggaaaaaatttaatctcagagattttgaccgtggcatgattgttggtgccagacgggctggtttgagtatttctgtaactactgatctcctcgGAATTTTAATTAATAGAGttaactcagaatggtgccaaaataaaaaaacatccagtgagaggcagttatGCAgacaaaaacgccttgttgatgacagaggtcaacggagaatggccagactggtttgagctgacagaaaggctttggtaactcagataaccactccgtacaattgtagagagcagaatagcatttcagaatgcacaacacatcgaaccttgaggcggatgggctacaacagcagaagaccacgtcaggtactttattaggaccagagtgttcctaataaagtgctcattgagtgtatatacatacatactgaaTATCCTTAAGAAAAATCACTTATGTGAACTCTGATAAGGCTTCAAAATgaccaggggcctgggtagctcagtggtaaagatgctggctatcacccctggagttcgctagttcgactccagccaggtctcctaagaaaccaaattggcccagttgctagggagggtagagtcacatggggtaacctcctcgtgatcgctataatgtggttcattctcggtggggcgcgtggtgagttgagcgtggttgccacggtggatggcatgaagcctccgcatgcgctatgtctccacggcaacacgctcaacaagccacatgataagatgcgcaggttgacggtctcagacacggcggcaactgggattcgtcctctgtcaTCCGGACTGAgttgaatcactacgcaaccacgaggacttaaaaacacattgggaattgggcattccaaaatcaAGTATAAAGTAAACATTAAAGTAAGGGAATGCTAAACTTtataatcaaatgtatttatttattttttttaactagaaaatattttttccagTGGTCATACATAGCTTGTAATGCAGTGATGCATTGATTGTACAATTTCCTTCCCCACGAAGGACATACGCTGTGGGTTTTACCATGTATCAGGCTACAGGCTACAATCCACTGTGTTTGTGGAATTTTAGGTCAATCAATCCAGTTATTCTTAGTGGCTCTGACTGCCTTTTTAAGCCTTGAATATCATGAAATAAGTCATTGTTGCAGTAGGGTCAAGAGGTGTGACATGCATTATTATCGTACTTTACGGCAGCGTCACTGGCCTAAGGCCCGTCTCAGTAGTTAGCTCGGGCCAGGCATGTGACCAAAACACAATTCTTGACAGACtatggaaaacattttttcagaGCTGCTACTTTGAACATAATTAGTGAAAGTCCTTAGACAGTCTAAATATAGCTCATCTGCTATTTATGTTTGTGtggaaaacagttttaataacTTCCATGAAAAGGCAATGTGATGTTCCCTTACACTTTGGGCAATGGGTCTTGTCAGCTTATGTGTTTGTCAAATCACAGAGACATCCATAGGCTGGAAGAAtccatcataaaaaaataaaccgtTCTAAAAGTTTAATTGTGGGTCAAAACAATGACATCATGcactgaaaaaagggaaagcagctctaatgaaaatactaaaccagtacacttgaaatcgacttaatacatttatgtttgagatgagaacatatttatattgtgtaaagtccaaGTGATGTTCAgcacagtcatcaaaaagtgatatcACATTGCTGTGAAATTTTCAAATGGATTCGGATAGTG of the Myxocyprinus asiaticus isolate MX2 ecotype Aquarium Trade chromosome 49, UBuf_Myxa_2, whole genome shotgun sequence genome contains:
- the LOC127438289 gene encoding regulator of G-protein signaling 21-like isoform X2 — encoded protein: MPGLIPPIPEHFNMDRDDCRRNTKIGKNLMCRLKCMFSSSSAPERLSLEDTQQWSQSLERLLGSKYGLATFRTFLKSEFSDENIEFWLTCEDYKKITSSHKMSLKAKKIFEQFIEAESSKEINIDYQTREEIKRNVRSPTVQCFDEAQKIVFGLMERDSYPRFLRSEMYRTLLESLAADTAQG
- the LOC127438289 gene encoding regulator of G-protein signaling 21-like isoform X1 — encoded protein: MPGLIPPIPEHFNMDRDDCRRNTKIGKNLMCRLKCMFSSSSAPESRLSLEDTQQWSQSLERLLGSKYGLATFRTFLKSEFSDENIEFWLTCEDYKKITSSHKMSLKAKKIFEQFIEAESSKEINIDYQTREEIKRNVRSPTVQCFDEAQKIVFGLMERDSYPRFLRSEMYRTLLESLAADTAQG